In a genomic window of Carassius gibelio isolate Cgi1373 ecotype wild population from Czech Republic chromosome A3, carGib1.2-hapl.c, whole genome shotgun sequence:
- the LOC127950987 gene encoding caskin-1 isoform X2: MGKDQELLQAVKTEDLMTVQKLLQRPKPGKAKLLGSAKKVNVNFQDTDGFSPLHHAALNGNVEVISLLLESQAIVDIRDQKGMRPLHYAAWQGKSEPMKLLLKSGSSVNSQSDEGQIPLHLAAQHGHYDVSEMLLQHQSNPCIVDNGGRTPLDLACEFGRVGVVQLLLSSNMCAALLEPKPGDSTDPNGTSPLHLAAKNGHIDIIRLLIQAGIDINRQTKAGTALHEAALCGKTDVVRLLLDSGINATVRNTYSQTALDIVYQFTATQASREIKQMLRDASTALQVRALKDYSNNYDLTSLNIKAGDVITVLEQHSDGRWKGCIHDNRTGNDRVGYFPSSLVEVISKRPGTAGKRGQQAGSWSTVTCTQQYQKIRLCAPVCGPVSPAVAMVNGDSYHEIHILPPPPPPPPHSHLPLFTSFGYNRSPNTSGEPHSGQETKNDQDLASSRGSESSPHGSPTPAGGPQGGSSEEIWVLRKPVAGGDRSSVGSSGSVASARSSGSGQSAGSSNIIHAQAEGVKLLATVLSQSAKAKEHLLEQTKSLDHPSHASSNKGSSSRSQSLSSCPLHEQPYGEAVSQKKGEVLPEVKSSEAVNEWLSEFQLQVYAPNFISAGYDIPTISRMTPEDLTAIGVTKPGHRKKITTEINKITVNEWLPDKKPANLGEWLAMIGLSQYHQILVQNGYENIEFITDITWEDLQEIGITKLGHQKKLMLAVKKLAEIQKASDGRNTLRKKPPATQEVMAIESPPHDSGECLSPKMSTFQDSELSGELQAALTRPADVQDGSEMRTNSSMGAQHRAHSLHESSMNKSRDTEEPSGPPKKEARTMRQSSQGGQRSVSSAQAKPRQSYPQRTGPPYTPPQTPTKTKPPTSQTVSNAPGKQKPSSQLHQQTEKPMTPGAHPQSPTQRSHSHPAAQPVETMEAAPQGPAVSVPLLCLPPESNEACDEYGLPKKRTHSLNRYAVSDGEQERDELNVPDLGGKYATVQHRVVRSNSVKGQADKNVNRSQSFALRQKKKGPPPPPPKRSSSAISSSSNNLTEVPKEMNSGPLLEVPYQPQRRASDLGGTVDSGSAGSVRSIAAMLEMSSIGGGPKGLALQKSAGHYLQVGSAVAKQRDAIGLNGEVVNRRRTISGPVTELVAAAKRGPQPEPVQDRQRSETQPSSSGSSAENLPFAEDGNLTIKQRPRQGKDETEEGLEMSYSLPQENPSRVDGTASLKRSTRQQPNGTKFHLIESNTVKRRPKSKDKDTEEVQDGQMPVPYENGTGTIKRRPVSEVTVSEQPRPQEHPENSPHRDSADLEGHVTESAPRKSIKPPVSPKPVLAQHMKKQGPPAAITKKAPFPGPTGAPGSPGTTQCGPFTCPVFTQLFEGKKVPPPILPKPTPPPTAPKPSKNVLQSLNATPNPTPTPSPAKQTVTRMASTASAQNNHPVKVTTPPALSAQMPHTPQSPHTPQTPRTPQTPQTPQTPQTPQTPQTPQTPQTPQTPQTPQTPQTPQTPQTPQTPQTPHTSGPPTPTPTPPPVKPPRSSISGVSMDSSAGSAFVAGVVTVDAVHQKIEETSASLAAALQAVEEKIKEDGQKDSLAENKSTVSILDDIGSMFDDLADQLDAMLE, from the exons AGTTGCTGGGTTCTGCCAAGAAGGTAAACGTCAACTTCCAGGATACCGATGG ATTTTCACCACTACACCACGCAGCTCTCAATGGAAATGTGGAGGTTATATCGCTGCTGCTGGAGTCTCAGGCCATAGTGGACATCAGGGACCAGAAAG GCATGCGGCCTCTGCATTATGCAGCTTGGCAGGGAAAGTCAGAGCCCATGAAGTTGCTACTGAAGTCAGGCTCCTCAGTGAACAGTCAGTCTGATGAGGGTCAGATCCCCCTGCACCTGGCTGCTCAGCACGGACACTATGACGTA TCTGAGATGCTTCTGCAGCATCAGTCGAACCCCTGCATAGTGGACAATGGTGGGAGGACTCCATTGGACCTTGCTTGTGAATTCGGCCGGGTTGGG GTGGTCCAGCTGCTACTGAGCAGTAACATGTGTGCAGCTCTATTGGAGCCCAAGCCCGGAGATTCGACTGATCCCAATGGCACCAGCCCGCTGCACCTCGCTGCCAAGAACGGACACATCGACATCATTAG ATTGCTGATCCAGGCTGGGATCGACATCAACAGGCAGACCAAAGCGGGCACTGCCCTGCACGAGGCTGCGCTGTGTGGGAAGACGGATGTGGTGCGCCTCCTGCTGGAT AGTGGCATCAATGCAACAGTGAGAAACACATACAGCCAGACAGCGCTGGACATCGTCTACCAGTTCACTGCTACACAGGCCAGCCGGGAGATCAAGCAGATGCTACGAG ATGCCTCAACAGCCTTGCAGGTCAGGGCACTGAAGGACTACAGTAACAATTACGACCTGACTAGCCTTAACATAAAAGCTGGAGATGTCATCACG GTTCTGGAGCAACATTCAGATGGGAGGTGGAAGGGCTGCATCCATGATAACCGCACAGGAAATGACAGAGTGGGCTACTTCCCCTCCAGCTTGGTAGAAGTGATCAGTAAGAGGCCTGGGACTGCGGGTAAGAGAGGACAACAGGCGG GTTCATGGAGTACAGTCACTTGTACCCAACAGTATCAAAAGATACGGCTCTGTGCGCCGGTGTGCGGCCCTGTGTCGCCCGCCGTTGCCATGGTGAATGGGGACTCGTATCATGAGATTCATATCCTGCCGCCTCCTCCACCTCCGCCACCACATTCCCATCTGCCACTTTTCACTTCCTTTGGCTATAACAGGTCCCCAAACACCTCAGGAGAGCCGCACAGTGGACAAG agacAAAGAATGACCAAGATTTGGCTA GTTCTCGCGGCTCAGAGTCCAGTCCACATGGCTCTCCCACCCCAGCCGGTGGTCCCCAAGGTGGCAGCAGCGAAGAGATCTGGGTGCTGCGCAAGCCTGTGGCAG GTGGAGACCGCAGCAGTGTGGGCAGTTCAGGCAGCGTGGCCAGTGCCCGATCTTCTGGTAGTGGACAGAGCGCAGGAAGCAGCAATATTATTCATGCACAGGCAGAGGGAGTCAAG CTTCTGGCCACGGTTTTGTCCCAATCTGCCAAAGCTAAAGAACACCTGCTGGAGCAGACCAAGTCTTTGGACCACCCCTCTCACGCTTCCAGCAACAAGG GATCCTCCTCACGCAGTCAGAGTTTATCAAGCTGTCCACTTCATGAGCAGCCGTATGGGGAGGCAGTGTCCCAGAAGAAAGGGGAGGTGCTGCCTGAGGTGAAG AGCTCAGAGGCTGTTAACGAATGGCTGAGCGAATTTCAGCTGCAGGTCTACGCTCCAAACTTCATCAGCGCCGGCTATGATATTCCTACCATTAGCCGAATGACCCCAGAG gatttaACAGCTATTGGGGTAACCAAACCAGGACATCGAAAGAAGATAACCACAGAGATCAATAAGATCACTGTTAATGAGTGGCTGCCTGACAAAAAACCG GCGAATCTTGGAGAGTGGTTAGCTATGATTGGGTTGAGTCAATATCACCAAATCTTAGTCCAAAATGGATACGAAAACATTGAGTTTATTACCGACATCACTTGGGAGGACCTTCAGGAGATTGGCATTACAAAACTTG GTcaccagaagaagcttatgcttgCAGTGAAGAAGCTGGCAGAGATCCAGAAGGCCTCTGACGGTCGCAACACACTGCGTAAAAAGCCCCCAGCCACTCAGGAGGTGATGGCTATTGAGAGCCCACCCCACGACAGTGGAGAGTGTTTGTCCCCTAAAATGAGCACTTTCCAGGACAGTGAACTGAGCGGGGAGTTACAGGCTGCTCTTACTCGCCCTGCTGATGTGCAGGATGGCTCAGAAATGAGAACCAACAGCAGTATGGGAGCACAACATCGAGCCCACAGTCTGCATGAGAGCAGTATGAACAAGAGCCGAGACACAGAGGAGCCTAGTGGGCCACCCAAAAAGGAGGCACGTACCATGCGCCAGAGCAGCCAGGGGGGCCAGAGAAGTGTCTCATCGGCGCAGGCAAAACCACGTCAGTCTTATCCCCAAAGGACAGGACCACCCTATACTCCTCCACAAACGCCCACCAAAACAAAACCTCCCACCTCACAGACGGTGAGCAATGCACCAGGTAAACAAAAACCTAGTTCTCAGCTGCATCAGCAAACTGAAAAGCCCATGACACCTGGTGCTCATCCCCAATCCCCCACTCAAAGGTCCCATTCACACCCAGCTGCCCAGCCTGTGGAAACTATGGAAGCTGCACCCCAAGGACCTGCTGTCTCAGTACCACTGCTGTGCCTGCCTCCAGAGAGCAACGAAGCCTGCGATGAGTACGGTCTGCCTAAGAAACGTACCCACAGCCTGAATCGCTATGCTGTGTCTGATGGTGAGCAGGAGCGGGACGAGCTAAATGTGCCAGATTTAGGAGGAAAGTATGCTACAGTACAGCACCGGGTGGTTCGCAGCAACTCAGTGAAAGGGCAGGCAGACAAAAATGTCAACCGAAGCCAGTCCTTTGCACTCAGACAGAAGAAGAAAGGTCCACCTCCACCTCCCCCCAAACGCTCTAGTTCAGCCATCTCAAGCTCCAGTAATAATCTGACAGAAGTGCCCAAGGAGATGAACAGTGGACCACTTCTGGAGGTTCCCTACCAACCACAAAGACGTGCAAGTGACCTGGGTGGCACTGTAGACTCGGGGAGTGCTGGTAGTGTTAGGAGCATTGCGGCTATGTTGGAAATGTCCTCCATTGGTGGGGGTCCCAAGGGTCTTGCTTTACAAAAATCTGCAGGCCACTATCTCCAG GTGGGTTCTGCAGTAGCAAAGCAGCGTGATGCGATTGGACTGAATGGAGAAGTAGTGAACCGTCGCAGGACTATTAGTGGGCCTGTCACTGAGTTAGTAGCAGCTGCCAAGCGAGGACCACAGCCTGAGCCAGTCCAGGATAGACAACGCAGTGAAACCCAGCCAAGCTCTAGTGGGAGCTCAGCAGAGAACCTTCCATTTGCTGAGGATGGAAATCTCACCATCAAACAAAGACCTAGACAGGGCAAAGATGAGACTGAGGAGGGACTAGAAATGTCATACTCTTTACCCCAGGAGAATCCTTCACGTGTGGATGGCACAGCTTCGCTGAAAAGGAGCACCAGGCAGCAACCAAATGGCACCAAGTTCCATCTCATAGAGTCAAATACAGTTAAGCGCCGCCCAAAGAGCAAAGACAAAGATACAGAAGAAGTTCAGGATGGGCAGATGCCTGTACCATATGAGAATGGGACTGGCACCATTAAAAGGCGCCCTGTGTCAGAGGTGACTGTTTCAGAACAGCCCAGGCCACAGGAACATCCTGAGAACTCTCCCCATCGAGACAGTGCAGACCTGGAAGGCCATGTTACTGAGAGTGCCCCTCGTAAGTCCATCAAACCGCCGGTGTCCCCCAAACCTGTTCTGGCCCAGCACATGAAGAAACAAGGACCACCGGCTGCCATCACCAAGAAAGCCCCATTTCCTGGACCAACTGGGGCACCTGGCAGCCCAGGTACTACACAGTGTGGCCCTTTCACTTGCCCTGTCTTTACACAATTAT TTGAAGGAAAGAAAGTACCTCCTCCAATTTTACCAAAACCTACACCTCCACCCACAGCTCCCAAACCATCCAAAAATGTTCTGCAGTCTTTAAATGCAACTCCTAATCCCACTCCGACGCCCTCTCCAGCCAAGCAGACTGTCACCAGAATGGCCAGCACAGCTTCTGCCCAGAACAACCACCCTGTCAAGGTTACAACCCCACCAGCCTTGAGTGCGCAGATGCCACACACACCCCAGTCTCCTCACACCCCACAGACACCTCGGACACCCCAAACTCCCCAAACCCCACAGACACCCCAAACTCCCCAAACCCCACAGACACCCCAAACTCCCCAAACCCCACAGACACCCCAAACTCCCCAAACCCCACAGACACCTCAAACTCCCCAAACCCCACAGACACCCCAAACTCCCCATACATCAGGTCCCCCAACTCCAACCCctacacctccacctgtgaagCCCCCTCGCTCTTCAATCAGTGGGGTGTCCATGGACAGTTCAGCTGGATCAGCGTTTGTCGCAGGGGTAGTGACAGTAGATGCAGTGCACCAGAAGATAGAGGAGACCAGTGCCTCGCTGGCTGCAGCCCTGCAGGCAGTAGAAGAGAAGATCAAGGAGGATGGGCAAAAAGA CTCATTGGCTGAAAACAAGAGCACAGTGAGCATCCTAGACGACATCGGCAGCATGTTCGATGATCTGGCCGACCAGCTGGATGCCATGTTGGAGTGA
- the LOC127950987 gene encoding caskin-1 isoform X3: MGKDQELLQAVKTEDLMTVQKLLQRPKPGKAKLLGSAKKVNVNFQDTDGFSPLHHAALNGNVEVISLLLESQAIVDIRDQKGMRPLHYAAWQGKSEPMKLLLKSGSSVNSQSDEGQIPLHLAAQHGHYDVSEMLLQHQSNPCIVDNGGRTPLDLACEFGRVGVVQLLLSSNMCAALLEPKPGDSTDPNGTSPLHLAAKNGHIDIIRLLIQAGIDINRQTKAGTALHEAALCGKTDVVRLLLDSGINATVRNTYSQTALDIVYQFTATQASREIKQMLRGKKNDASTALQVRALKDYSNNYDLTSLNIKAGDVITVLEQHSDGRWKGCIHDNRTGNDRVGYFPSSLVEVISKRPGTAGSWSTVTCTQQYQKIRLCAPVCGPVSPAVAMVNGDSYHEIHILPPPPPPPPHSHLPLFTSFGYNRSPNTSGEPHSGQETKNDQDLASSRGSESSPHGSPTPAGGPQGGSSEEIWVLRKPVAGGDRSSVGSSGSVASARSSGSGQSAGSSNIIHAQAEGVKLLATVLSQSAKAKEHLLEQTKSLDHPSHASSNKGSSSRSQSLSSCPLHEQPYGEAVSQKKGEVLPEVKSSEAVNEWLSEFQLQVYAPNFISAGYDIPTISRMTPEDLTAIGVTKPGHRKKITTEINKITVNEWLPDKKPANLGEWLAMIGLSQYHQILVQNGYENIEFITDITWEDLQEIGITKLGHQKKLMLAVKKLAEIQKASDGRNTLRKKPPATQEVMAIESPPHDSGECLSPKMSTFQDSELSGELQAALTRPADVQDGSEMRTNSSMGAQHRAHSLHESSMNKSRDTEEPSGPPKKEARTMRQSSQGGQRSVSSAQAKPRQSYPQRTGPPYTPPQTPTKTKPPTSQTVSNAPGKQKPSSQLHQQTEKPMTPGAHPQSPTQRSHSHPAAQPVETMEAAPQGPAVSVPLLCLPPESNEACDEYGLPKKRTHSLNRYAVSDGEQERDELNVPDLGGKYATVQHRVVRSNSVKGQADKNVNRSQSFALRQKKKGPPPPPPKRSSSAISSSSNNLTEVPKEMNSGPLLEVPYQPQRRASDLGGTVDSGSAGSVRSIAAMLEMSSIGGGPKGLALQKSAGHYLQVGSAVAKQRDAIGLNGEVVNRRRTISGPVTELVAAAKRGPQPEPVQDRQRSETQPSSSGSSAENLPFAEDGNLTIKQRPRQGKDETEEGLEMSYSLPQENPSRVDGTASLKRSTRQQPNGTKFHLIESNTVKRRPKSKDKDTEEVQDGQMPVPYENGTGTIKRRPVSEVTVSEQPRPQEHPENSPHRDSADLEGHVTESAPRKSIKPPVSPKPVLAQHMKKQGPPAAITKKAPFPGPTGAPGSPGTTQCGPFTCPVFTQLFEGKKVPPPILPKPTPPPTAPKPSKNVLQSLNATPNPTPTPSPAKQTVTRMASTASAQNNHPVKVTTPPALSAQMPHTPQSPHTPQTPRTPQTPQTPQTPQTPQTPQTPQTPQTPQTPQTPQTPQTPQTPQTPQTPQTPHTSGPPTPTPTPPPVKPPRSSISGVSMDSSAGSAFVAGVVTVDAVHQKIEETSASLAAALQAVEEKIKEDGQKDSLAENKSTVSILDDIGSMFDDLADQLDAMLE; encoded by the exons AGTTGCTGGGTTCTGCCAAGAAGGTAAACGTCAACTTCCAGGATACCGATGG ATTTTCACCACTACACCACGCAGCTCTCAATGGAAATGTGGAGGTTATATCGCTGCTGCTGGAGTCTCAGGCCATAGTGGACATCAGGGACCAGAAAG GCATGCGGCCTCTGCATTATGCAGCTTGGCAGGGAAAGTCAGAGCCCATGAAGTTGCTACTGAAGTCAGGCTCCTCAGTGAACAGTCAGTCTGATGAGGGTCAGATCCCCCTGCACCTGGCTGCTCAGCACGGACACTATGACGTA TCTGAGATGCTTCTGCAGCATCAGTCGAACCCCTGCATAGTGGACAATGGTGGGAGGACTCCATTGGACCTTGCTTGTGAATTCGGCCGGGTTGGG GTGGTCCAGCTGCTACTGAGCAGTAACATGTGTGCAGCTCTATTGGAGCCCAAGCCCGGAGATTCGACTGATCCCAATGGCACCAGCCCGCTGCACCTCGCTGCCAAGAACGGACACATCGACATCATTAG ATTGCTGATCCAGGCTGGGATCGACATCAACAGGCAGACCAAAGCGGGCACTGCCCTGCACGAGGCTGCGCTGTGTGGGAAGACGGATGTGGTGCGCCTCCTGCTGGAT AGTGGCATCAATGCAACAGTGAGAAACACATACAGCCAGACAGCGCTGGACATCGTCTACCAGTTCACTGCTACACAGGCCAGCCGGGAGATCAAGCAGATGCTACGAGGTAAGAAAAACG ATGCCTCAACAGCCTTGCAGGTCAGGGCACTGAAGGACTACAGTAACAATTACGACCTGACTAGCCTTAACATAAAAGCTGGAGATGTCATCACG GTTCTGGAGCAACATTCAGATGGGAGGTGGAAGGGCTGCATCCATGATAACCGCACAGGAAATGACAGAGTGGGCTACTTCCCCTCCAGCTTGGTAGAAGTGATCAGTAAGAGGCCTGGGACTGCGG GTTCATGGAGTACAGTCACTTGTACCCAACAGTATCAAAAGATACGGCTCTGTGCGCCGGTGTGCGGCCCTGTGTCGCCCGCCGTTGCCATGGTGAATGGGGACTCGTATCATGAGATTCATATCCTGCCGCCTCCTCCACCTCCGCCACCACATTCCCATCTGCCACTTTTCACTTCCTTTGGCTATAACAGGTCCCCAAACACCTCAGGAGAGCCGCACAGTGGACAAG agacAAAGAATGACCAAGATTTGGCTA GTTCTCGCGGCTCAGAGTCCAGTCCACATGGCTCTCCCACCCCAGCCGGTGGTCCCCAAGGTGGCAGCAGCGAAGAGATCTGGGTGCTGCGCAAGCCTGTGGCAG GTGGAGACCGCAGCAGTGTGGGCAGTTCAGGCAGCGTGGCCAGTGCCCGATCTTCTGGTAGTGGACAGAGCGCAGGAAGCAGCAATATTATTCATGCACAGGCAGAGGGAGTCAAG CTTCTGGCCACGGTTTTGTCCCAATCTGCCAAAGCTAAAGAACACCTGCTGGAGCAGACCAAGTCTTTGGACCACCCCTCTCACGCTTCCAGCAACAAGG GATCCTCCTCACGCAGTCAGAGTTTATCAAGCTGTCCACTTCATGAGCAGCCGTATGGGGAGGCAGTGTCCCAGAAGAAAGGGGAGGTGCTGCCTGAGGTGAAG AGCTCAGAGGCTGTTAACGAATGGCTGAGCGAATTTCAGCTGCAGGTCTACGCTCCAAACTTCATCAGCGCCGGCTATGATATTCCTACCATTAGCCGAATGACCCCAGAG gatttaACAGCTATTGGGGTAACCAAACCAGGACATCGAAAGAAGATAACCACAGAGATCAATAAGATCACTGTTAATGAGTGGCTGCCTGACAAAAAACCG GCGAATCTTGGAGAGTGGTTAGCTATGATTGGGTTGAGTCAATATCACCAAATCTTAGTCCAAAATGGATACGAAAACATTGAGTTTATTACCGACATCACTTGGGAGGACCTTCAGGAGATTGGCATTACAAAACTTG GTcaccagaagaagcttatgcttgCAGTGAAGAAGCTGGCAGAGATCCAGAAGGCCTCTGACGGTCGCAACACACTGCGTAAAAAGCCCCCAGCCACTCAGGAGGTGATGGCTATTGAGAGCCCACCCCACGACAGTGGAGAGTGTTTGTCCCCTAAAATGAGCACTTTCCAGGACAGTGAACTGAGCGGGGAGTTACAGGCTGCTCTTACTCGCCCTGCTGATGTGCAGGATGGCTCAGAAATGAGAACCAACAGCAGTATGGGAGCACAACATCGAGCCCACAGTCTGCATGAGAGCAGTATGAACAAGAGCCGAGACACAGAGGAGCCTAGTGGGCCACCCAAAAAGGAGGCACGTACCATGCGCCAGAGCAGCCAGGGGGGCCAGAGAAGTGTCTCATCGGCGCAGGCAAAACCACGTCAGTCTTATCCCCAAAGGACAGGACCACCCTATACTCCTCCACAAACGCCCACCAAAACAAAACCTCCCACCTCACAGACGGTGAGCAATGCACCAGGTAAACAAAAACCTAGTTCTCAGCTGCATCAGCAAACTGAAAAGCCCATGACACCTGGTGCTCATCCCCAATCCCCCACTCAAAGGTCCCATTCACACCCAGCTGCCCAGCCTGTGGAAACTATGGAAGCTGCACCCCAAGGACCTGCTGTCTCAGTACCACTGCTGTGCCTGCCTCCAGAGAGCAACGAAGCCTGCGATGAGTACGGTCTGCCTAAGAAACGTACCCACAGCCTGAATCGCTATGCTGTGTCTGATGGTGAGCAGGAGCGGGACGAGCTAAATGTGCCAGATTTAGGAGGAAAGTATGCTACAGTACAGCACCGGGTGGTTCGCAGCAACTCAGTGAAAGGGCAGGCAGACAAAAATGTCAACCGAAGCCAGTCCTTTGCACTCAGACAGAAGAAGAAAGGTCCACCTCCACCTCCCCCCAAACGCTCTAGTTCAGCCATCTCAAGCTCCAGTAATAATCTGACAGAAGTGCCCAAGGAGATGAACAGTGGACCACTTCTGGAGGTTCCCTACCAACCACAAAGACGTGCAAGTGACCTGGGTGGCACTGTAGACTCGGGGAGTGCTGGTAGTGTTAGGAGCATTGCGGCTATGTTGGAAATGTCCTCCATTGGTGGGGGTCCCAAGGGTCTTGCTTTACAAAAATCTGCAGGCCACTATCTCCAG GTGGGTTCTGCAGTAGCAAAGCAGCGTGATGCGATTGGACTGAATGGAGAAGTAGTGAACCGTCGCAGGACTATTAGTGGGCCTGTCACTGAGTTAGTAGCAGCTGCCAAGCGAGGACCACAGCCTGAGCCAGTCCAGGATAGACAACGCAGTGAAACCCAGCCAAGCTCTAGTGGGAGCTCAGCAGAGAACCTTCCATTTGCTGAGGATGGAAATCTCACCATCAAACAAAGACCTAGACAGGGCAAAGATGAGACTGAGGAGGGACTAGAAATGTCATACTCTTTACCCCAGGAGAATCCTTCACGTGTGGATGGCACAGCTTCGCTGAAAAGGAGCACCAGGCAGCAACCAAATGGCACCAAGTTCCATCTCATAGAGTCAAATACAGTTAAGCGCCGCCCAAAGAGCAAAGACAAAGATACAGAAGAAGTTCAGGATGGGCAGATGCCTGTACCATATGAGAATGGGACTGGCACCATTAAAAGGCGCCCTGTGTCAGAGGTGACTGTTTCAGAACAGCCCAGGCCACAGGAACATCCTGAGAACTCTCCCCATCGAGACAGTGCAGACCTGGAAGGCCATGTTACTGAGAGTGCCCCTCGTAAGTCCATCAAACCGCCGGTGTCCCCCAAACCTGTTCTGGCCCAGCACATGAAGAAACAAGGACCACCGGCTGCCATCACCAAGAAAGCCCCATTTCCTGGACCAACTGGGGCACCTGGCAGCCCAGGTACTACACAGTGTGGCCCTTTCACTTGCCCTGTCTTTACACAATTAT TTGAAGGAAAGAAAGTACCTCCTCCAATTTTACCAAAACCTACACCTCCACCCACAGCTCCCAAACCATCCAAAAATGTTCTGCAGTCTTTAAATGCAACTCCTAATCCCACTCCGACGCCCTCTCCAGCCAAGCAGACTGTCACCAGAATGGCCAGCACAGCTTCTGCCCAGAACAACCACCCTGTCAAGGTTACAACCCCACCAGCCTTGAGTGCGCAGATGCCACACACACCCCAGTCTCCTCACACCCCACAGACACCTCGGACACCCCAAACTCCCCAAACCCCACAGACACCCCAAACTCCCCAAACCCCACAGACACCCCAAACTCCCCAAACCCCACAGACACCCCAAACTCCCCAAACCCCACAGACACCTCAAACTCCCCAAACCCCACAGACACCCCAAACTCCCCATACATCAGGTCCCCCAACTCCAACCCctacacctccacctgtgaagCCCCCTCGCTCTTCAATCAGTGGGGTGTCCATGGACAGTTCAGCTGGATCAGCGTTTGTCGCAGGGGTAGTGACAGTAGATGCAGTGCACCAGAAGATAGAGGAGACCAGTGCCTCGCTGGCTGCAGCCCTGCAGGCAGTAGAAGAGAAGATCAAGGAGGATGGGCAAAAAGA CTCATTGGCTGAAAACAAGAGCACAGTGAGCATCCTAGACGACATCGGCAGCATGTTCGATGATCTGGCCGACCAGCTGGATGCCATGTTGGAGTGA